In Hyphomicrobiales bacterium, a single genomic region encodes these proteins:
- the trpA gene encoding tryptophan synthase subunit alpha, which produces MSETRIDRRFAALKAQGRAGLVTFVSAGDPDYETSLELIKALPGAGADAIELGMPFTDPMADGPAIQAASQRALKAGQTMVKTLKMVRAFRAGDAETPIVLMGYYNPIYIYGNERFLADALAAGVDGLIVVDLPPEEDDELCLPALKAGLNFIRLATPTTDDKRLTKVLTNTSGFVYYVSITGITGTAAPDPSAVSAAVARIKQHTDLPVAVGFGVTGAAQARAIADGGADGVVIGSALVGAIKASLDANGRATDKTVEGVLALVGDLAAGLGAAVKPKAGAKPRPARAPRA; this is translated from the coding sequence ATGAGTGAGACCCGCATCGACCGGCGCTTCGCGGCGCTGAAAGCCCAAGGCCGCGCCGGCCTCGTGACTTTCGTCTCGGCCGGCGACCCGGACTACGAAACATCGCTGGAGCTTATCAAGGCGCTGCCCGGCGCCGGCGCCGACGCGATCGAGCTCGGCATGCCGTTCACCGACCCGATGGCCGACGGCCCGGCCATCCAGGCCGCCTCGCAGCGGGCGCTGAAGGCCGGCCAGACCATGGTCAAGACGCTTAAGATGGTGCGCGCCTTCCGCGCCGGCGATGCCGAGACCCCGATCGTGCTGATGGGCTATTACAACCCGATCTACATTTACGGCAACGAGCGCTTTCTCGCCGACGCCCTTGCCGCCGGCGTCGACGGGCTGATCGTCGTCGACCTGCCGCCGGAGGAGGACGACGAGCTGTGCCTGCCGGCTCTCAAGGCAGGCCTCAATTTCATCCGCCTGGCGACGCCGACGACCGACGACAAGCGGCTCACCAAGGTGCTGACCAACACTTCCGGCTTCGTCTATTACGTCTCGATCACCGGCATCACCGGCACCGCCGCGCCCGACCCGTCGGCGGTGTCCGCCGCGGTCGCGCGCATCAAGCAGCACACCGATCTGCCGGTCGCCGTCGGCTTCGGCGTCACCGGCGCGGCGCAGGCGCGGGCGATCGCCGACGGCGGCGCCGATGGCGTCGTCATCGGCTCGGCGCTGGTCGGCGCCATCAAGGCGAGCCTTGATGCAAACGGCCGCGCGACGGACAAGACCGTTGAAGGCGTTCTTGCACTCGTCGGCGATCTTGCCGCCGGGCTCGGCGCCGCCGTCAAGCCCAAGGCCGGAGCGAAACCGCGGCCCGCCAGGGCGCCCCGCGCCTAG
- a CDS encoding endonuclease domain-containing protein, giving the protein MPHRQVADIRRAHAKRMRSTMSDAERALWQRLRAHRFRGLGFRRQVPVGPYIADFVCQEARLVIELDGGQHGVAGEVLHDRRRTAWLAGRGYRILRFWNDEVLKNMDGVLRRIEEELRDTPPSRSTASRRPDLPLKGGGVWKNRR; this is encoded by the coding sequence ATGCCGCACCGTCAGGTCGCCGACATCCGGCGCGCCCATGCCAAGCGTATGCGCAGCACAATGAGCGACGCGGAACGCGCCCTTTGGCAGCGGCTTCGTGCCCATCGGTTCCGCGGCTTGGGTTTCCGCCGGCAGGTTCCCGTCGGTCCGTATATCGCCGACTTCGTCTGCCAAGAGGCCCGGCTCGTGATTGAACTTGACGGTGGTCAACACGGAGTAGCCGGCGAAGTTTTGCACGACCGCCGAAGAACGGCTTGGCTTGCGGGACGGGGTTACAGAATCTTGCGCTTCTGGAATGATGAGGTCTTGAAGAACATGGACGGTGTGCTTCGCCGAATCGAGGAAGAGTTGCGGGACACACCCCCCTCCCGGTCCACCGCTTCGCGGCGGCCCGACCTCCCCCTCAAGGGGGGAGGTGTTTGGAAAAACCGGCGATGA
- the trpB gene encoding tryptophan synthase subunit beta, which yields MSRNIVNTYRAGPDERGRFGIYGGRFVAETLMPLILDLEAAYEAAKADPAFKAELEHLNAHYAGRPSPLYFAERLTAHFTGAKVYFKRDELNHTGSHKINNCLGQILLALRMGKKRIIAETGAGQHGVAVATVAARFGLPCVVYMGAVDIERQKPNVFRMKLLGAEVRPVTSGSSTLKDAMNEALRDWVAHVEETFYIIGTVAGPHPYPAMVRDFQSVIGTETRAQIMEAEGRLPDTLVACIGGGSNAMGLFHPFLDEPKVEIFGVEAGGKGIETGAHAASLTGGSPGVLHGNRTYLLQDADGQIREAHSISAGLDYPGIGPEHSWLKDMGRVNYVSVTDDEALAAFKLCTELEGIIPALEPAHALAHVARIAPEREADHIIVMNLCGRGDKDVFTVAEHLGVEL from the coding sequence GTGAGCCGTAACATCGTCAATACCTACCGCGCCGGTCCCGACGAGCGGGGCCGTTTCGGCATCTATGGCGGCCGCTTCGTCGCCGAGACGCTGATGCCGCTGATCCTCGACCTGGAGGCGGCCTACGAAGCGGCCAAGGCCGATCCCGCCTTCAAGGCCGAGCTCGAGCATCTCAACGCCCATTATGCCGGCCGGCCGAGCCCGCTCTATTTCGCCGAGCGCCTGACCGCTCACTTCACCGGCGCCAAGGTCTATTTCAAGCGCGACGAGCTGAACCACACCGGCAGCCACAAGATCAACAATTGCCTCGGCCAGATCCTGCTCGCCCTGCGCATGGGCAAGAAGCGCATCATCGCCGAGACCGGCGCCGGTCAGCACGGCGTCGCCGTGGCGACGGTTGCGGCGCGCTTCGGCCTGCCCTGCGTCGTCTATATGGGCGCCGTCGACATCGAGCGGCAGAAGCCGAACGTGTTCCGCATGAAGCTGTTGGGCGCCGAGGTGCGCCCGGTCACCTCCGGGTCGAGCACGCTGAAGGACGCCATGAACGAGGCGCTGAGGGACTGGGTCGCCCATGTCGAGGAGACCTTCTACATCATCGGCACGGTGGCCGGCCCGCATCCCTATCCGGCGATGGTGCGCGACTTCCAGTCGGTGATAGGCACCGAGACGCGGGCGCAGATCATGGAGGCCGAGGGGCGCCTGCCCGATACGCTCGTTGCCTGCATCGGCGGCGGGTCGAACGCCATGGGCCTGTTCCACCCCTTCCTCGACGAGCCGAAGGTGGAAATTTTCGGCGTCGAGGCCGGCGGCAAGGGGATCGAGACCGGCGCGCACGCCGCCTCCTTGACCGGCGGTAGCCCCGGCGTGCTGCACGGCAACCGCACCTATCTGCTGCAGGACGCGGACGGCCAGATCAGGGAGGCGCATTCGATCTCGGCCGGCCTCGACTATCCCGGCATCGGGCCGGAGCATTCCTGGCTCAAGGATATGGGCCGGGTGAATTATGTCTCGGTCACCGACGATGAGGCGCTTGCCGCCTTCAAGCTGTGCACCGAGCTTGAAGGCATCATCCCGGCGCTGGAGCCGGCCCACGCGCTTGCCCATGTCGCCCGCATCGCGCCGGAGCGTGAGGCCGACCACATCATCGTCATGAATCTGTGCGGCCGCGGCGACAAGGACGTGTTCACCGTCGCCGAGCATCTCGGCGTGGAGCTTTAA
- a CDS encoding phosphoribosylanthranilate isomerase: protein MTPKIKICGLSTPEMVDAALAAGADCLGFVFYEPSPRHIAYETAARLNARVAGRAQKVALTVDADDARLAAIAKSLDPDWYQLHGRESPRRVREIRARFGRPVIKAIHIARAEDAAAAAGYVDAADMLLYDAKAPDGMVGALPGGNGVLFDWTLIGGERPLPVMLSGGLSPDNVAEAIRIVRPDAVDVSSGVERRPGEKDPERIALFVERARSVQ from the coding sequence ATGACGCCCAAGATCAAGATCTGCGGCCTGTCGACGCCGGAAATGGTCGACGCCGCCCTGGCCGCCGGGGCCGATTGCCTGGGTTTCGTGTTCTACGAGCCGAGCCCGCGCCATATCGCCTACGAGACGGCCGCCCGGCTCAATGCGCGCGTCGCCGGCAGGGCGCAGAAGGTGGCGCTGACCGTCGATGCCGACGATGCCCGCCTTGCCGCGATCGCCAAGAGCCTCGATCCCGACTGGTACCAGCTGCACGGGCGCGAGAGCCCGCGACGGGTGCGGGAGATCCGCGCCCGCTTCGGCCGGCCGGTGATCAAGGCGATCCACATCGCCCGCGCCGAGGACGCGGCCGCTGCCGCCGGCTACGTTGACGCCGCCGACATGCTGCTTTACGACGCCAAGGCGCCGGACGGCATGGTGGGCGCGCTTCCCGGCGGCAACGGGGTCCTGTTCGACTGGACGCTGATCGGCGGCGAGCGGCCGCTGCCGGTGATGCTCTCCGGCGGGCTTAGCCCCGACAATGTCGCCGAAGCGATCCGGATCGTGCGGCCCGACGCCGTCGACGTCTCCTCCGGCGTCGAGCGCAGGCCCGGCGAGAAGGACCCGGAACGCATCGCTCTGTTCGTCGAACGGGCCCGGTCCGTGCAGTGA
- a CDS encoding LapA family protein translates to MIKKIVYIVVLGPIALIVIAFCVANRQLVDFSYDPLGGADPTMTLRLPLFVLILAGILIGIVAGGFAAWLRQGKWRRSARVNAHEAARWQREAQELRQRLEESARRALPGASAEPPLS, encoded by the coding sequence ATGATCAAGAAGATCGTCTACATCGTTGTCCTCGGCCCGATCGCGCTGATCGTCATCGCGTTTTGCGTCGCCAACCGCCAGCTTGTCGACTTTTCCTACGATCCGCTGGGCGGCGCCGACCCGACCATGACTCTGCGGCTGCCCTTGTTCGTGCTGATCCTTGCCGGCATCCTGATCGGCATTGTGGCCGGCGGCTTCGCCGCCTGGCTGCGCCAGGGCAAGTGGCGCCGGTCGGCGCGGGTCAACGCCCATGAAGCGGCGCGCTGGCAGCGCGAAGCCCAGGAGCTGCGCCAGCGGCTCGAAGAAAGCGCCCGGCGCGCGCTGCCCGGAGCAAGCGCCGAGCCGCCGCTGTCCTGA
- a CDS encoding integration host factor subunit beta produces MIKSQLVQRMVRANPHLFQRDVENIVNTIIHEITTALASGNRVELRGFGAFSVKNRPARMGRNPRTGATVYVSEKYVPFFKSGKEMRERLNRGGAG; encoded by the coding sequence ATGATCAAGTCCCAACTTGTCCAGCGCATGGTTCGCGCAAATCCGCACCTGTTCCAACGGGACGTGGAGAATATCGTCAATACCATCATCCACGAGATTACGACGGCGTTGGCCTCCGGCAACAGGGTCGAGCTGCGCGGCTTCGGCGCCTTTTCCGTGAAAAACCGGCCCGCGCGCATGGGTCGCAATCCGCGCACCGGGGCCACCGTCTATGTCAGCGAGAAATACGTCCCGTTCTTCAAATCGGGCAAGGAAATGCGCGAGCGGCTGAACAGGGGCGGCGCCGGTTGA
- the sppA gene encoding signal peptide peptidase SppA encodes MSLDADALVDRRRLSRRASFWRVVAFLLALAAIFLAAVLIGGEELLDRRPHIARITIDGLITDDRKQQELIERASKDDRVKALILAINSPGGTTAGSEAYYQAIRAAGGRKPVVAVLGTLATSGGYIVAIATDRIFARGNTITGSIGVIFQWAQIREALETLGVQVEEVKSAPLKAEPSPFAETSEEALAVMRDMVADSYRWFLDLVAERRQLEAAEARRLGDGRVYTGRQALGAGLIDEVGGESEAIGWLFENYGIDPKIKVQDWERESEFGALSLLDGVALRLARLVGLDPLAAMQLLGEIDAAQRLRLDGLISVWQAPGEKAD; translated from the coding sequence ATGAGCCTGGACGCCGATGCACTCGTCGATCGACGCCGTCTCAGCCGGCGGGCAAGCTTCTGGCGCGTCGTCGCCTTCCTGCTCGCGCTGGCCGCGATCTTCCTTGCCGCCGTTCTGATCGGCGGCGAGGAGCTTCTCGACCGCCGCCCGCATATCGCCCGCATCACCATCGACGGACTGATCACCGATGACCGCAAGCAGCAGGAGCTGATCGAGCGCGCCAGCAAGGATGACCGCGTCAAGGCGCTGATCCTGGCGATCAATTCCCCGGGCGGCACGACCGCGGGGTCGGAAGCCTACTATCAGGCGATCCGGGCGGCCGGAGGCCGCAAGCCGGTGGTCGCGGTGCTCGGCACGCTAGCGACCTCGGGCGGCTATATCGTCGCCATCGCCACTGATCGCATCTTCGCCCGCGGCAATACCATCACCGGCTCCATCGGCGTCATCTTCCAGTGGGCGCAGATCCGCGAGGCGCTGGAAACGCTCGGCGTTCAGGTCGAGGAGGTCAAGAGCGCGCCGCTCAAGGCCGAGCCGTCGCCGTTCGCCGAGACATCGGAGGAAGCGCTCGCCGTGATGCGCGACATGGTCGCCGATTCCTATCGATGGTTCCTTGATCTCGTCGCCGAGCGGCGCCAGCTGGAGGCCGCCGAAGCCCGCCGCCTCGGCGATGGCCGGGTCTATACCGGCCGCCAGGCGCTCGGTGCCGGCCTGATCGACGAGGTCGGCGGCGAGAGCGAAGCCATCGGCTGGCTGTTCGAAAACTACGGCATCGATCCCAAGATCAAGGTCCAGGACTGGGAGCGGGAAAGCGAGTTCGGGGCTCTTAGCCTGCTCGATGGCGTCGCCTTGCGCCTGGCGCGGCTCGTCGGACTTGACCCGTTGGCAGCGATGCAACTCCTCGGAGAAATCGATGCGGCTCAACGACTTCGCCTTGACGGGCTGATTTCAGTTTGGCAGGCTCCAGGGGAGAAGGCGGACTAA
- the rpsA gene encoding 30S ribosomal protein S1 codes for MAQASVDTLNPTREDFTALLEESFQSAGLEEGSVIKGRVVAIEKDLAVIDVGLKTEGRVPLKEFTGHGKGEEITVGSEVEVYLERVENALGEAVLSRDKARREEAWERLEKSYKENEKVEGQIFNQVKGGYTVDLEGAVAFLPRSQVDIRPVRDIGPLMNTPQPFQILKMDRRRGNIVVSRRSVLEETHAERRHEIVQNLQEGQVVEGVVKNITDYGAFVDLGGIDGLLHVTDIAWRRISHPADVLSVGQTVKVQIIKVNQETHRISLGMKQLEADPWEGIETKYPVGTKFTGRVTNITDYGAFVELEPGIEGLIHVSEMSWTKKNVHPGKIVSTSQEVEVMVLEVDPVKRRISLGLKQTMDNPWTTFADRFPKGTTIEGEIKNITEFGLFIGLEGDVDGMVHLSDLDWNRPGEEAIRDYKKGDVVKAAVLDVDTEKERISLGIKQLGGDPFSKASGEFKKGATVTCEVMEVKDNGLEVKIADTELVAFIRRSDLSRERSEQRPERFAVGQKVDAKITQFDKKSRKISASIKALEIAEEKEAVAQYGSVDSGASLGDILGAALNKAQKGSAAKGGAAKAEVDEDAADKAGAAEDE; via the coding sequence ATGGCCCAAGCCTCAGTCGACACGTTGAACCCGACCCGGGAGGATTTTACCGCGCTGCTAGAGGAATCGTTTCAGTCCGCCGGACTTGAAGAAGGCAGCGTGATCAAAGGCCGAGTGGTGGCCATCGAAAAGGATCTGGCCGTCATCGATGTCGGTCTCAAGACTGAAGGCCGCGTGCCGCTGAAGGAGTTCACCGGTCACGGCAAGGGCGAGGAAATTACCGTCGGGAGCGAGGTCGAAGTCTATCTCGAACGGGTCGAGAACGCGCTCGGCGAGGCGGTGCTGTCGCGCGACAAGGCGCGCCGCGAGGAGGCCTGGGAACGGCTCGAGAAGAGCTACAAGGAAAACGAGAAGGTCGAGGGCCAGATCTTCAATCAAGTCAAGGGCGGCTACACCGTCGATCTGGAAGGCGCGGTCGCCTTCCTGCCGCGCAGCCAGGTCGACATCCGGCCGGTGCGCGATATCGGGCCGCTGATGAACACGCCGCAGCCGTTCCAGATCCTCAAGATGGACCGCCGCCGCGGCAACATCGTCGTCTCGCGCCGCTCGGTGCTGGAGGAGACGCACGCCGAACGCCGGCACGAGATCGTTCAGAACTTGCAGGAGGGCCAGGTCGTCGAGGGGGTGGTGAAGAACATCACCGATTACGGCGCCTTCGTCGATCTCGGCGGCATCGACGGCCTGTTGCACGTCACCGACATCGCTTGGCGGCGTATCAGCCATCCCGCCGACGTGCTGTCGGTCGGCCAGACGGTCAAGGTTCAGATCATCAAGGTCAACCAGGAGACGCACCGCATCAGCCTCGGCATGAAGCAGCTCGAGGCCGATCCGTGGGAGGGCATCGAGACGAAATACCCGGTCGGCACCAAGTTCACGGGCCGGGTCACCAACATCACCGACTATGGCGCCTTCGTCGAGCTGGAACCGGGGATCGAGGGCCTGATCCACGTTTCCGAGATGAGCTGGACCAAGAAGAACGTTCACCCCGGCAAGATCGTCTCCACCTCCCAGGAGGTCGAGGTAATGGTGCTCGAGGTCGACCCGGTCAAGCGGCGCATCTCGCTCGGCCTCAAGCAGACCATGGACAATCCGTGGACGACCTTCGCGGACCGGTTTCCGAAGGGCACCACCATCGAGGGCGAGATCAAGAACATCACCGAGTTCGGCCTGTTCATCGGCCTGGAGGGCGATGTTGACGGCATGGTGCACCTGTCCGATCTCGACTGGAACCGGCCGGGCGAGGAGGCGATTCGGGACTATAAGAAGGGCGATGTGGTCAAGGCCGCCGTGCTCGACGTCGATACCGAGAAGGAGCGCATCAGTCTCGGCATCAAGCAGCTCGGCGGCGATCCGTTCAGCAAGGCGTCGGGCGAGTTCAAGAAGGGGGCGACCGTCACCTGCGAGGTCATGGAGGTCAAGGACAACGGGCTCGAGGTCAAGATCGCCGACACCGAACTTGTCGCCTTCATCCGCCGCTCCGACCTCTCGCGCGAGCGCTCCGAACAGCGCCCGGAGCGTTTTGCGGTCGGCCAGAAGGTCGACGCCAAGATCACCCAGTTCGACAAGAAGAGCCGCAAGATCTCCGCCTCGATCAAGGCGCTCGAGATCGCCGAGGAAAAGGAGGCGGTGGCCCAGTACGGCTCCGTCGATTCCGGCGCCTCGCTCGGCGACATTCTCGGCGCCGCGCTCAACAAGGCGCAGAAGGGCAGCGCCGCGAAAGGCGGCGCGGCGAAGGCCGAGGTAGACGAGGACGCCGCCGACAAGGCCGGGGCGGCCGAGGACGAGTAG
- the cmk gene encoding (d)CMP kinase, with amino-acid sequence MIIAIDGPAASGKGTLARRLAAHYGLNYLDTGLLYRAVAHALISRGLSPADEEAACAAARDLDPAALDEPALRGRGVGAAASIVAAIPGVRDLLRAFQRRFAASPPGAVMDGRDIGTVVCPDADVKLYVTASPEERARRRWKELTQSGEDAVLADILADLEHRDARDRERAVAPLRRATDAHLLDTTELDIEAAFRAAVELIDGSLSA; translated from the coding sequence ATGATTATCGCCATCGATGGCCCGGCGGCCTCCGGCAAGGGCACGCTTGCGCGCCGCCTTGCCGCCCATTACGGGCTCAACTATCTCGACACCGGCCTGCTGTACCGCGCGGTCGCCCACGCGCTGATCTCGCGCGGCCTCAGCCCGGCTGACGAGGAGGCGGCGTGCGCCGCGGCCCGCGACCTCGATCCGGCGGCGCTCGACGAACCGGCGCTGCGCGGGCGCGGCGTCGGGGCGGCGGCGTCCATCGTCGCCGCGATCCCGGGCGTCCGCGACCTCTTGCGCGCCTTCCAGCGGCGGTTTGCCGCTTCTCCCCCGGGGGCGGTCATGGACGGGCGCGACATCGGCACCGTGGTGTGCCCCGACGCCGACGTAAAGCTTTATGTGACCGCAAGCCCGGAGGAACGCGCGCGGCGGCGCTGGAAAGAATTGACGCAGAGCGGGGAGGATGCCGTGCTGGCCGACATCCTGGCCGACCTCGAGCACCGCGACGCGCGCGATCGCGAGCGTGCCGTGGCGCCGCTCAGGCGCGCCACCGATGCGCACTTGCTCGACACCACGGAATTGGATATAGAGGCCGCGTTTCGTGCGGCCGTCGAGCTGATCGACGGTTCCCTATCGGCCTGA
- the aroA gene encoding 3-phosphoshikimate 1-carboxyvinyltransferase has product MIHSTTPTPLRASPGSALRGSLRVPGDKSISHRAVMIAGLARGETRIEGLLESDDVMASVAAMRALGAGIARAGDGLWSVRGCGNGALLDPDGPLDLGNSGTGARLLMGLVAGQGLRAAFTGDASLRKRPMGRVLAPLHLMGARVLEGAEGQCLPLTLEGTAPAIPIRYRLPVASAQVKSAILLAGVNAIGTTSVIEPAATRDHTERMLRHFGAEVSIEAGEDGRHIGVAGEADLVGCNVRVPGDPSSAAFPLVAALLVGGSRVTVEAVMVNPTRAGLFATLREMGAELEFRNEREEGGEPVADISAASSRLRGVEVPAGRAPTMIDEYPVLAVAAAFAEGDTVMRGLGELRVKESDRLQAILDALAANGVEARAEGDDLIVRGSGGRVPGGGLVATHMDHRIAMAFLVMGLASERPVDIDDAAMIATSFPRFQALMASLGAGVAAIGGATVE; this is encoded by the coding sequence ATGATCCACTCGACGACGCCGACACCCCTTCGTGCAAGCCCCGGTTCGGCGTTGAGGGGATCGCTCCGCGTGCCCGGCGACAAATCGATCTCGCATCGCGCCGTCATGATCGCCGGCCTCGCCCGGGGCGAGACGCGGATCGAAGGGTTGCTCGAATCAGACGACGTCATGGCCAGCGTCGCGGCGATGCGCGCGCTCGGCGCCGGCATCGCGCGCGCCGGCGACGGCCTCTGGTCGGTGCGCGGATGCGGCAATGGCGCGCTGCTCGATCCCGACGGTCCGCTCGACCTCGGCAATTCGGGAACCGGCGCCAGGTTGCTCATGGGCCTCGTTGCCGGCCAGGGGCTGCGGGCCGCCTTCACCGGCGATGCCTCGCTGCGCAAGCGGCCGATGGGCCGCGTGCTCGCGCCGCTGCACTTGATGGGCGCACGCGTCCTCGAGGGCGCCGAGGGCCAATGTCTGCCGCTGACCCTGGAGGGCACGGCGCCGGCGATCCCGATCCGTTACCGCCTGCCCGTCGCCTCGGCCCAGGTCAAGTCGGCGATCCTTCTTGCCGGCGTCAATGCGATCGGCACCACCAGCGTCATCGAACCGGCCGCAACGCGCGACCATACCGAGCGCATGTTGCGCCATTTCGGCGCCGAGGTTTCGATCGAGGCGGGCGAGGACGGGCGCCATATCGGCGTCGCCGGCGAGGCCGATCTCGTCGGTTGCAATGTGCGCGTACCGGGGGATCCGAGCTCGGCCGCGTTCCCGCTCGTGGCGGCCCTCCTTGTCGGCGGATCGCGGGTGACCGTCGAAGCGGTGATGGTCAACCCAACGCGGGCGGGGCTGTTTGCGACCCTGCGGGAAATGGGCGCCGAGCTCGAATTCCGCAACGAGCGCGAGGAAGGCGGCGAGCCGGTTGCCGACATAAGCGCGGCGTCAAGCCGGCTCAGGGGCGTCGAGGTGCCGGCCGGACGCGCGCCCACCATGATCGATGAATATCCGGTTCTAGCCGTCGCCGCCGCCTTCGCCGAGGGCGACACAGTGATGCGGGGCCTCGGCGAATTGCGGGTCAAGGAGAGCGACCGCTTACAGGCGATCCTCGACGCGCTGGCCGCAAACGGCGTCGAGGCGCGGGCCGAGGGCGACGATCTGATCGTCCGCGGCAGTGGCGGCCGGGTGCCGGGAGGGGGCCTCGTCGCAACCCATATGGACCACCGCATCGCCATGGCCTTTCTGGTCATGGGACTTGCCTCGGAGCGGCCGGTCGACATCGACGATGCGGCCATGATCGCGACCAGCTTTCCGCGGTTCCAGGCGCTGATGGCAAGCCTCGGCGCCGGCGTCGCCGCGATCGGCGGGGCGACGGTCGAATGA
- a CDS encoding TIGR02300 family protein → MKPEQDETPVVAKPQLGTKRTCASCGTKFYDFGRTPIVCPKCSTVYQPPVERVSPQPAPAKPVPVPVKKAPAKEKPEIVSLEEAEKEQAPAKRAGEAVEEDKFEIEDEALDTDDDDTFLEDDEEEDDDVTGLLGGGIDAGNDET, encoded by the coding sequence ATGAAACCAGAACAGGACGAGACCCCCGTCGTGGCGAAACCCCAACTCGGCACCAAACGGACTTGCGCCAGCTGCGGCACAAAGTTTTATGATTTCGGCCGGACGCCGATCGTCTGTCCGAAGTGCAGCACGGTCTACCAACCGCCGGTCGAACGCGTCAGCCCGCAACCGGCGCCGGCAAAGCCGGTACCCGTCCCGGTCAAGAAAGCCCCGGCCAAGGAAAAGCCCGAAATAGTCTCCCTCGAGGAGGCCGAAAAAGAACAGGCGCCCGCGAAGCGGGCCGGCGAGGCGGTCGAGGAAGACAAGTTCGAGATCGAAGACGAAGCGCTCGACACCGACGACGACGATACCTTTCTCGAGGACGACGAGGAGGAAGACGACGACGTCACCGGGCTCCTCGGCGGCGGCATCGACGCCGGCAACGACGAGACCTAG
- a CDS encoding CoA ester lyase encodes MSDEIRPRRSTLYMPGSNARALEKAKTLAADALILDLEDAVAPAAKAAARDQVKAAVAAGGYRPREVVIRINALSTEWGRDDLDAALAAGPDAILVPKVSSAGELDRIRAAFAAAGSDGRVALWIMMETPLAILNAATIAAGAADRDARLACLVMGTNDLAKETGASLGHGRFAMVPWLATCVAAARANGLAILDGVYNDIRDAEGFAAECAQGAALGMDGKTLIHPSQVPPANEIFAPAPAEIERARAIIAAFSRPENEGKGAIELDGRMVELLHLETARRTMALAAAIAATL; translated from the coding sequence ATGAGCGACGAGATCAGGCCGCGGCGCAGCACCCTCTACATGCCGGGCTCCAACGCAAGGGCCCTGGAAAAGGCAAAGACGCTTGCCGCCGACGCGCTGATCCTCGATCTGGAGGACGCGGTCGCGCCCGCGGCCAAGGCCGCCGCCCGCGACCAGGTCAAGGCGGCGGTCGCCGCCGGCGGCTACCGCCCGCGCGAGGTGGTCATCCGCATCAACGCCCTGTCGACGGAATGGGGCCGCGACGACCTTGACGCCGCCCTTGCCGCCGGGCCCGACGCCATCCTGGTTCCCAAGGTATCGAGCGCCGGCGAGCTTGACCGCATCCGCGCCGCCTTCGCCGCCGCCGGCTCGGACGGGCGCGTGGCCTTGTGGATCATGATGGAGACGCCGCTTGCCATTCTCAACGCCGCCACGATCGCGGCTGGCGCCGCCGATCGCGATGCGCGGCTTGCCTGCCTCGTCATGGGCACCAACGATCTTGCCAAGGAGACCGGCGCGAGCCTCGGCCACGGCCGCTTCGCCATGGTCCCCTGGCTTGCGACCTGCGTCGCGGCGGCGCGAGCCAACGGCCTTGCCATCCTCGACGGGGTCTATAACGACATCCGCGACGCGGAGGGCTTCGCGGCCGAATGCGCGCAGGGCGCAGCCCTCGGCATGGACGGCAAGACGCTGATCCACCCCTCCCAGGTGCCGCCGGCCAACGAGATCTTCGCCCCGGCTCCGGCGGAAATCGAGCGGGCGCGGGCGATCATCGCCGCCTTTTCCCGGCCGGAAAATGAAGGCAAGGGGGCAATCGAGCTTGACGGGCGCATGGTCGAGCTTCTGCATCTGGAGACCGCGCGCCGGACCATGGCGCTTGCCGCCGCGATCGCGGCCACCCTCTAG